Proteins from a single region of Mytilus trossulus isolate FHL-02 chromosome 2, PNRI_Mtr1.1.1.hap1, whole genome shotgun sequence:
- the LOC134707701 gene encoding uncharacterized protein LOC134707701: MLIIFLALVIGICCYRSYIKKHTKKIIIIPKTLPRGAHTVFTLSDTNTMVNKEIITEPKLVVKPIRNGQPQSMELQQWKQNSEFQEPEGQLKLVTKPQPPIATIDTMKSRVATQMREDSERKRNQALVIDRVKTNLERELRVIAVLKAKDAANKDAYNREAAASKMSQAASIFPPKSRMSQYVHDPQAKSRTMSMRKNKITNGTIKTAAHDNSFNNSFSYDPRTSTPLSIQRPSSIDMVMSEANLSVFSVDLKHRSSKTPRPQPDITVTKRIRDTKKFPTIKELSNMPGEFQNFER; the protein is encoded by the coding sequence tTCCAAAAACACTTCCTAGAGGAGCCCATACTGTGTTTACTTTGTCAGACACCAATACCATGGTAAACAAGGAAATAATAACAGAGCCTAAACTTGTAGTAAAACCAATCAGGAATGGGCAACCACAGAGCATGGAACTACAACAATGGAAACAAAACTCTGAGTTTCAAGAACCAGAAGGACAGCTTAAATTAGTAACAAAACCGCAACCACCCATAGCGACAATAGACACAATGAAAAGTCGAGTTGCTACCCAGATGCGTGAAGACAGTGAACGTAAACGCAACCAGGCGCTCGTTATCGACAGAGTGAAAACTAACTTAGAAAGGGAGTTGCGTGTTATAGCAGTGTTAAAGGCTAAGGATGCTGCGAATAAAGATGCATATAATAGAGAAGCAGCAGCCAGTAAAATGAGTCAGGCAGCATCAATTTTTCCACCTAAAAGTAGAATGAGTCAATATGTTCATGACCCTCAAGCAAAAAGTCGAACAATGAGCATGcgcaaaaataaaatcacaaatggAACAATTAAAACAGCAGCTCATGACAATAGTTTTAACAATTCTTTTAGTTATGATCCTAGAACTTCAACACCGTTATCGATTCAGAGACCTTCTAGTATTGATATGGTTATGTCTGAAGCAAATTTATCAGTGTTTTCAGTTGATTTGAAACACAGATCTTCTAAGACCCCTAGACCTCAACCAGATATAACGGTGACTAAAAGAATTAGGGATACAAAAAAATTCCCAACCATTAAAGAACTAAGTAATATGCCAGGagaatttcaaaactttgaacggtgA